A region from the Rufibacter sp. DG15C genome encodes:
- a CDS encoding polysaccharide deacetylase family protein produces MRFYQTPAFVTWLFPKIWWRKKTSEKVLYLTFDDGPIPGVTEFVLTELEKYQAKATFFCVGENVERHPEIARKVAAGGHALGNHTHKHVQAFKTNVPDYWMEVDRCQKALETIITQPITKLFRPPHGQLTFAHLRRLQKKYQVVMWSNLPYDFDQSLPQEACWLETKSRVRPGAIVVLHDSLKAEKSLRYVLPRLLEHFSGLGYTFKAL; encoded by the coding sequence GTGCGATTCTACCAAACTCCAGCTTTTGTTACTTGGTTGTTTCCAAAGATTTGGTGGCGCAAGAAAACGTCTGAGAAGGTATTATACCTAACGTTTGATGACGGTCCCATTCCGGGAGTTACAGAGTTTGTCTTGACAGAGCTGGAGAAGTACCAGGCAAAAGCTACTTTTTTCTGTGTAGGTGAGAATGTGGAGCGCCACCCAGAGATTGCCAGAAAAGTGGCGGCAGGTGGGCATGCCCTCGGCAATCATACCCATAAGCATGTGCAAGCGTTTAAAACCAATGTACCTGACTATTGGATGGAAGTAGACCGTTGCCAAAAAGCTTTGGAGACAATAATCACCCAGCCAATCACCAAGCTATTTAGGCCGCCACATGGCCAATTGACCTTTGCTCATCTCCGTAGGCTTCAAAAGAAGTATCAAGTAGTGATGTGGAGCAACCTTCCATATGATTTTGACCAATCCCTTCCGCAAGAGGCGTGCTGGCTAGAAACAAAGTCGCGGGTAAGGCCAGGTGCCATTGTGGTATTGCACGACAGCCTGAAAGCTGAAAAATCTTTAAGGTATGTTTTACCTAGACTACTGGAGCATTTCTCAGGCCTTGGGTATACTTTTAAAGCATTGTAG
- a CDS encoding PP2C family protein-serine/threonine phosphatase, with protein sequence MNLPERSIRVFLSNSKIIHIPHKLKTMSELKFPTVEQELNLKKLELAALLEITKAINNNLPEEALYKIYHFTLLAQLHIRRLALFIHDEAWECKVNFGTEHNFREIELPKEVTELRQITAMSKLHIDKRWQDFETIIPIIHNNRILAFVMIGNVHSYYTTLGALSFVQTLSNIILVAMENRRLERHRLAQEAIRKEIEIAREVQNMLFPKSLPNNEKVSIHATYIPHSSIGGDYYDFIQIDKDQFLFCVADVSGKGVPASLLMSNFQAGLRTILRQTTDLGTIVKELNYLIYQNAIAEKFITTFLGLYNSETRELSYVNAGHNASILLLENNTYQLLEEGCTMLGIFEDLPFLTVTKVEIPPKSFIFCYTDGLTEVFNNDEDEFGIDNTIRVLQCCRYVSSRNIHTQLLQEINTFNSSATYSDDITLLSCRFK encoded by the coding sequence TTGAATCTTCCGGAAAGGAGCATCAGGGTTTTCCTGAGCAACTCAAAGATCATTCATATTCCCCATAAATTGAAGACGATGTCTGAGTTGAAGTTCCCAACGGTAGAACAGGAGTTGAACTTGAAGAAGTTGGAGTTGGCGGCATTGCTGGAAATCACCAAAGCCATCAACAACAACCTGCCAGAAGAGGCCCTTTACAAGATTTACCATTTCACCTTACTGGCCCAGCTGCATATTAGAAGGCTAGCGCTATTCATCCATGATGAGGCCTGGGAGTGCAAAGTGAACTTTGGGACGGAGCATAATTTCAGGGAAATAGAATTGCCCAAAGAGGTAACCGAGCTTAGGCAAATCACGGCCATGTCTAAGCTGCACATTGACAAGCGCTGGCAAGACTTTGAAACCATCATCCCCATCATCCATAACAACCGCATATTAGCCTTTGTGATGATTGGCAATGTGCATTCCTACTACACCACTTTAGGCGCATTGAGCTTTGTGCAGACCCTGAGCAACATCATCTTGGTGGCCATGGAGAACCGACGCCTGGAGCGTCATAGGCTTGCGCAGGAAGCCATCCGGAAAGAGATTGAAATTGCCAGAGAGGTGCAGAACATGCTCTTCCCCAAGAGTCTGCCCAACAATGAAAAGGTATCCATCCATGCCACCTATATTCCGCATTCTTCTATTGGCGGCGACTACTATGACTTCATTCAGATAGACAAAGACCAGTTTCTGTTTTGCGTGGCTGACGTTTCTGGCAAAGGTGTACCGGCATCCTTGTTGATGTCTAACTTTCAGGCGGGTTTGCGCACCATTTTGCGCCAAACCACAGACTTGGGCACCATTGTCAAAGAATTGAATTACCTCATCTACCAAAACGCGATTGCGGAGAAGTTTATCACCACGTTTTTAGGTTTGTACAACTCTGAAACTCGTGAATTATCTTACGTGAATGCGGGCCACAACGCCTCTATCTTGCTGCTGGAAAACAATACCTATCAGTTGTTAGAAGAGGGGTGTACCATGCTGGGGATTTTTGAGGATCTGCCTTTCTTGACGGTAACCAAGGTAGAGATTCCGCCCAAGTCATTCATATTCTGCTACACAGACGGCCTCACGGAGGTATTCAACAACGATGAGGACGAGTTTGGTATTGACAATACCATTAGAGTGCTGCAGTGCTGCCGGTACGTGAGTTCGCGTAACATCCATACGCAATTGCTGCAAGAGATCAATACCTTTAACAGCAGTGCCACGTACTCAGATGACATTACCTTGCTGTCTTGCAGGTTTAAATAA
- a CDS encoding glycosyltransferase, whose translation MILYSFLLLVVGVYALVLLACAWAWFHLPSLHNNPPAPKAFFSVIIPVKDESANILNLLQDLERQMYPKSSFEVLVIDDHSSDKTPDLVEEFQRSSSLNLRLLFLASFPENRLKKGAITLGISLAKDDWIACTDGDCRVKENWLESTNQCRYEQNAKLVSGPVTLSTDASWFQKLQALEFAALIGVGGACIGLQKPTMCNGANIAYEKAVFLAVNGFEGNADIPSGDDEFLMHKVHQKYPGQVAFLKDRQAIVSTNALASFSGFIEQRKRWASKWKHYTSLMPQALALLVLGVNVALWLAIGLALSGIISWTSLAAMVLLKLLPDALLLIQVLGFFQKRKLILLIGLLQIMYVPYVLVTAILGWRGTYAWKDRQHVAS comes from the coding sequence TTGATCCTTTATTCCTTTCTGCTTCTGGTGGTAGGAGTATATGCCCTGGTTTTGCTGGCATGTGCCTGGGCGTGGTTTCATCTGCCTTCCCTTCATAACAATCCTCCAGCTCCAAAGGCGTTCTTCTCGGTGATTATTCCGGTGAAAGATGAGTCTGCCAATATTCTAAACTTGCTACAGGATTTAGAGCGGCAGATGTATCCTAAAAGTAGTTTTGAGGTTCTTGTCATAGACGACCATTCCTCAGATAAGACTCCAGATTTGGTAGAGGAGTTTCAAAGGTCCAGCTCCCTAAATCTTCGGCTTTTGTTTTTGGCCTCTTTTCCAGAAAACAGGCTAAAAAAGGGTGCCATCACTTTGGGAATTTCCTTGGCAAAAGATGATTGGATTGCCTGCACAGACGGAGATTGCAGGGTAAAAGAGAATTGGTTGGAATCTACCAACCAATGCCGGTATGAGCAGAACGCCAAACTAGTAAGCGGCCCGGTTACCTTAAGCACTGATGCCAGCTGGTTTCAAAAGTTGCAGGCACTGGAGTTTGCTGCATTGATTGGAGTGGGAGGAGCTTGCATTGGACTGCAGAAGCCTACCATGTGCAACGGTGCTAACATAGCTTATGAAAAAGCTGTTTTTCTGGCGGTGAATGGTTTTGAAGGGAATGCAGATATTCCTTCTGGTGATGATGAGTTTCTAATGCATAAGGTGCATCAAAAATATCCGGGGCAAGTAGCGTTCCTTAAAGACCGGCAGGCCATCGTTTCTACCAATGCATTGGCGTCCTTCTCCGGTTTTATTGAACAACGGAAGCGATGGGCCAGTAAATGGAAGCATTATACTTCTTTGATGCCGCAGGCGCTGGCTTTGCTGGTGTTAGGTGTCAACGTAGCTTTATGGCTGGCGATTGGATTAGCGCTGAGCGGTATTATCTCCTGGACCAGTTTAGCAGCCATGGTTTTGTTAAAACTGCTACCAGATGCGTTGTTGCTAATACAGGTGCTGGGCTTCTTCCAGAAACGAAAATTAATACTCCTTATAGGTCTTTTGCAGATAATGTATGTGCCCTACGTTTTAGTAACTGCCATCCTTGGCTGGCGGGGAACGTATGCCTGGAAAGACCGTCAACACGTGGCCTCATGA
- a CDS encoding lysylphosphatidylglycerol synthase domain-containing protein gives MNHKAQNYKQTASLRLPVRLLVWGGKLAVLCLTLYYLRQALLDAENQTAFSWARWQQVWANSGWVAALAVVLLPVNWGVEALKWQFLSEKIEKISFLKAYRAVLAGLTLGFVTPNRVGDYAGRILTMHQKNRVDAIGAILLGRLCQLFATVLVGSAALAYFFYSYYIPLATPVGISVAFGLLLLNGWMLALLFSFHWAIAVLEKVPVLKRWVHYFAVIGEYTPEELNRMILLSGLRYAVFMAQFIALLWAFGVDLSLDQYVWGVAGTFLLKSMVPSINALADIGMRELSAMHFFGLMGQDPLLVLGASLSLWALNIALPSVVGLLFVLPLKLTRTR, from the coding sequence ATGAATCATAAAGCACAAAATTACAAACAAACTGCCAGTCTTCGGCTACCCGTCCGCCTTTTGGTGTGGGGAGGTAAGCTGGCGGTCTTGTGCCTGACGCTTTATTATTTACGGCAGGCCTTGCTAGACGCCGAGAACCAAACCGCCTTCTCCTGGGCCAGATGGCAACAAGTTTGGGCTAACAGTGGTTGGGTGGCAGCCTTGGCCGTGGTTTTACTGCCAGTGAATTGGGGAGTGGAGGCACTTAAATGGCAGTTCCTTTCTGAGAAAATTGAAAAAATATCTTTCTTAAAAGCCTATCGGGCGGTGTTGGCGGGGCTTACCTTGGGCTTTGTTACCCCCAACAGAGTAGGTGACTATGCCGGGCGTATCTTGACCATGCACCAAAAGAACCGGGTAGACGCTATTGGGGCAATTTTGCTGGGGCGCTTGTGCCAGTTGTTTGCCACGGTGTTGGTTGGTTCTGCTGCGCTAGCGTACTTTTTCTATAGCTATTATATACCTCTGGCCACGCCCGTGGGGATATCAGTAGCGTTTGGATTGCTGCTGTTGAACGGTTGGATGCTGGCCTTACTGTTTAGTTTTCATTGGGCCATTGCGGTGCTAGAGAAGGTGCCGGTGCTCAAACGCTGGGTGCATTACTTTGCCGTGATTGGGGAGTACACGCCAGAAGAGCTGAACAGGATGATCCTGCTTTCTGGCCTTCGGTACGCCGTGTTCATGGCGCAGTTCATTGCCCTACTCTGGGCGTTTGGGGTGGACTTATCCCTGGACCAATACGTTTGGGGCGTGGCTGGCACATTCTTGTTAAAATCTATGGTGCCGTCCATCAACGCGCTGGCAGACATTGGCATGCGGGAGTTGAGCGCCATGCACTTCTTTGGGTTAATGGGGCAGGACCCGCTGTTGGTACTTGGGGCCAGCCTATCCTTATGGGCCTTGAATATTGCTTTGCCCAGCGTTGTTGGGTTGTTGTTTGTTCTTCCGCTTAAACTCACCCGCACCCGTTGA
- the ruvC gene encoding crossover junction endodeoxyribonuclease RuvC → MIHSNLPLPNNKLILGVDPGTNVMGYGLIEINGSKINVLQYGVLQLKSYPNHAVKLKKIFDATLRLITEYLPDEMAIEAPFFGTNVQSMLKLGRAQGVAIAAALSRDIPYVEYAPKKIKQSVTGNGNASKEQVAAMLLQILKIKEAPKFLDATDALAVALCHHYTQGSNQKAGGKSWKAFLTENPDRIK, encoded by the coding sequence ATGATTCATTCTAACTTACCGCTTCCTAATAATAAGCTGATTCTAGGCGTTGACCCCGGCACCAACGTGATGGGTTATGGCCTAATTGAAATAAACGGCTCTAAAATCAACGTGCTACAGTACGGGGTTTTGCAACTGAAAAGTTACCCCAACCATGCGGTGAAATTAAAGAAAATATTTGACGCCACCCTGCGACTCATCACTGAGTACCTCCCTGATGAGATGGCCATTGAGGCACCGTTCTTCGGGACTAACGTACAGTCCATGCTAAAGTTGGGACGGGCCCAGGGCGTTGCCATTGCCGCCGCCCTCTCCAGAGACATCCCCTATGTGGAGTACGCCCCCAAAAAGATCAAGCAGTCAGTGACAGGCAACGGTAACGCCTCCAAAGAACAGGTAGCTGCCATGCTCCTGCAAATCCTGAAGATCAAGGAAGCCCCTAAATTCCTAGATGCCACAGATGCCCTGGCCGTAGCCCTCTGCCACCATTACACCCAAGGCAGTAACCAGAAAGCCGGCGGAAAGTCTTGGAAAGCGTTTTTAACTGAGAATCCGGATAGAATCAAATAG
- a CDS encoding HIT family protein, with amino-acid sequence MEETIFSKIVKGDIPAYKVLEDDRFLAFLDVRPLVKGHVLVIPKEPVDYIFDLDPDTLGDLHKFARKVAVAIKKAVPCERVGVAVIGLEVPHAHIHLIPINQMSDMNFSNPKQKFSSEEMEDVAHKIGKEAIS; translated from the coding sequence ATGGAAGAAACCATTTTTTCTAAGATTGTAAAGGGCGACATTCCGGCCTACAAGGTGCTGGAAGATGATCGGTTCCTGGCGTTTTTGGACGTTCGCCCTTTGGTGAAAGGCCACGTGTTGGTGATCCCTAAAGAGCCCGTTGACTACATCTTTGATTTGGATCCAGACACGCTAGGTGACCTGCATAAGTTTGCCCGAAAGGTAGCCGTGGCCATTAAGAAAGCCGTGCCCTGTGAGCGCGTAGGAGTGGCAGTGATTGGCCTTGAGGTGCCGCATGCACACATTCACCTTATTCCAATCAACCAGATGTCTGACATGAATTTCAGCAATCCTAAGCAGAAATTCTCCTCAGAGGAAATGGAAGACGTAGCCCACAAGATTGGGAAAGAGGCGATAAGCTAA
- the greA gene encoding transcription elongation factor GreA has protein sequence MSVSYYTPEGLQRLKEELAELKTKGRAEAARQLAEARDKGDLSENAEYDAAKDAQGHLELKISKLEEVVGNARLIDDSNLDPSKALILSKVKLKNLSNNMEVNYTLVAEEEANLAAGRISVKSPIGKGLLGKSVGDIAEITVPAGTIKLEIIEISR, from the coding sequence ATGTCAGTATCATATTATACCCCAGAAGGATTGCAACGACTCAAAGAAGAGTTAGCAGAACTTAAGACCAAAGGACGCGCCGAAGCCGCTCGTCAGTTGGCAGAGGCGCGTGACAAAGGTGACTTAAGTGAGAACGCAGAATACGACGCCGCCAAAGACGCACAGGGCCACTTGGAACTGAAAATCTCTAAACTAGAAGAAGTGGTGGGCAACGCCCGTCTGATTGACGACTCCAACTTGGACCCTTCCAAAGCCTTGATTCTCTCTAAGGTGAAGCTGAAGAACCTGTCCAACAACATGGAGGTGAACTATACCCTGGTAGCAGAGGAAGAAGCCAACCTTGCCGCAGGAAGAATCTCAGTGAAATCTCCCATTGGCAAAGGGTTGCTGGGCAAGAGCGTAGGTGACATTGCTGAAATCACCGTGCCCGCCGGCACCATCAAGCTTGAAATCATAGAAATCTCTAGATAA
- a CDS encoding phosphatase — MKLAAIDIGSNAVRCQISNVFRYEQHTLFKRVEYIRYPMRLGEDVFASGVISKKKTEKFIKLLHALKLLIDVHEVQDYMICATSAMRSATNATEIIQEVHKKLGMDIQVIDGTTEADLINMVIRQQLDDKNYLHIDVGGGSTEFNIYVNRMKVASRSFEQGSIRHMQGDESQEMWSAMQDWVTDKAKLHHVTRAIGTGGNINKIYDMARKTGGKPIFKKQIEEVVDHISSLTMEERVKVLLLNADRADVIVPAAEIYLSAMKWAHIESMLVPQVGLKDGMLQALLERHQEGIHHHFKIDF; from the coding sequence ATAAAATTGGCCGCCATTGACATTGGTTCTAATGCGGTCCGCTGCCAGATTTCCAACGTGTTCAGGTATGAACAACACACCCTCTTTAAGCGGGTAGAATACATCCGCTACCCTATGCGTCTGGGCGAGGACGTGTTTGCCAGTGGCGTCATCTCTAAGAAGAAAACGGAGAAATTCATTAAGCTGTTGCACGCGCTCAAACTCTTGATAGACGTGCATGAAGTGCAGGATTACATGATCTGCGCCACATCAGCTATGCGCTCTGCCACCAATGCCACCGAAATCATCCAGGAAGTGCACAAAAAGCTGGGCATGGACATACAAGTGATTGACGGCACTACTGAGGCTGACCTGATCAACATGGTCATCCGCCAGCAACTGGATGACAAAAACTACCTGCACATTGACGTGGGCGGCGGCAGCACCGAATTCAACATCTATGTGAACCGCATGAAGGTGGCTTCCCGTTCATTTGAGCAAGGTTCCATCAGGCACATGCAAGGTGATGAATCACAAGAGATGTGGTCAGCCATGCAAGACTGGGTCACAGACAAAGCCAAGTTGCACCATGTTACCCGCGCTATTGGTACCGGCGGTAACATCAACAAGATTTATGACATGGCCCGCAAAACCGGAGGCAAGCCCATCTTCAAAAAGCAGATTGAGGAAGTGGTAGACCATATCTCCAGCTTAACCATGGAAGAGCGCGTGAAAGTCCTGCTCCTCAACGCTGACCGGGCAGACGTCATCGTGCCCGCTGCCGAAATCTACCTTTCTGCCATGAAATGGGCACACATTGAAAGCATGCTGGTCCCGCAGGTGGGTTTGAAGGATGGCATGCTGCAAGCGTTATTGGAGCGCCACCAGGAAGGCATCCACCACCATTTTAAAATAGATTTTTAG
- the ppk1 gene encoding polyphosphate kinase 1, protein MNPIKVSDQIRKSNYISRDLSWMRFNFRVLDQARNPDTSVFDRLKFLAITASNLDEFFMIRIGSLYNYIDYGKERIDYSGMREVPFRKKLLDFSHRFVTDQYQVYQELVKEFPTNGLDICQVKDLTETEQRKVDAYFKDTIFPLLTPMVYDSYHGFPLMMNQLLIFGVVTKVDEEVKPVNRLTFIQIPSNLNRFMEIQRKDKIIFVPIEDVIRENMPKLFRNVEILSVSLFRITRNGDFTLEESDDMDQDFVQEVKLKLKTRKKGRVVRLEMDKEPSPHMLKILKERWIIDQSNLFQINGLVDLRGLWQIIKHPLFKNKLMKAPSPVQAPSLPRGAEENLFEYLKEHDVLLHHPYNSIEPVVSLLEKAAEDPYVLGIKQTIYRLADNSRVTAALLKAAENGKHVSALFEVKARFDEEKNIKEGERLEKAGCFVIYGISKYKTHTKMMMIIRKEGEKVTRYVHIGSGNYNESTSRQYTDISLLTTDDVYAHDVSDFFNVITGHSYPEDYQYLITAPKDMRQQLIELIRHEAENARKGFEAGIVIKINSLEDKEVIDEFYAASQAGVKIKLIVRGICCLRPGREGLSENIQVSSIVGEYLEHARLFYFHNNGIPTVLGGSADIMVRSFERRIEALFYIVNDELKRQAINILRFNLMDNQNSYMMREDGTYVRRHPAEGEAPFNAHREFYHLTNEMTKEACLF, encoded by the coding sequence ATGAACCCAATAAAAGTCTCTGACCAAATCCGGAAAAGTAATTACATCTCACGTGACCTGAGCTGGATGCGGTTTAACTTTAGAGTGCTGGACCAGGCACGCAACCCAGACACCTCCGTCTTTGACCGCCTTAAATTTCTGGCCATTACTGCGTCCAACCTGGATGAGTTTTTCATGATCAGGATTGGTAGTTTGTACAACTACATTGACTACGGAAAGGAGCGCATAGACTACTCTGGCATGCGCGAGGTTCCGTTCCGCAAGAAGCTGCTAGATTTTTCGCATAGGTTTGTGACAGACCAGTACCAAGTGTACCAGGAGCTGGTGAAGGAGTTCCCAACTAACGGCCTGGACATTTGCCAGGTAAAAGACCTCACAGAGACAGAGCAGCGCAAAGTGGATGCCTATTTCAAGGACACCATCTTTCCGCTGCTCACGCCCATGGTGTATGACAGCTATCACGGCTTCCCGTTAATGATGAACCAGCTCCTTATTTTTGGAGTGGTCACCAAAGTGGACGAAGAGGTGAAGCCAGTTAACCGCTTGACCTTTATTCAGATACCATCCAATTTGAATAGGTTCATGGAGATTCAGCGCAAGGACAAAATCATCTTTGTGCCCATTGAAGACGTGATACGGGAGAACATGCCCAAGCTGTTCCGGAACGTAGAGATTCTGTCGGTGAGCCTGTTCAGGATTACCCGTAACGGGGACTTTACGCTGGAGGAGAGTGATGACATGGACCAGGACTTTGTCCAGGAAGTCAAGCTCAAGTTGAAGACTCGCAAGAAGGGGAGAGTGGTGCGTCTTGAGATGGACAAAGAGCCTTCGCCTCATATGCTCAAAATTTTGAAAGAGCGCTGGATCATAGACCAATCTAACCTGTTCCAGATTAACGGACTGGTAGATTTACGTGGCCTGTGGCAGATCATCAAGCATCCGCTGTTCAAGAATAAACTGATGAAAGCGCCGTCGCCGGTGCAAGCGCCAAGTTTGCCACGCGGCGCCGAGGAGAATCTCTTTGAATACCTGAAAGAGCACGACGTACTTCTGCATCACCCATATAACAGCATAGAGCCGGTGGTGAGTCTCTTAGAGAAAGCCGCCGAGGACCCGTATGTACTAGGTATCAAGCAGACTATTTACCGTCTGGCAGATAATTCCAGAGTGACCGCCGCCTTGCTCAAGGCCGCCGAGAACGGAAAGCACGTTTCTGCCTTGTTTGAGGTGAAAGCCCGTTTTGACGAAGAGAAGAACATCAAGGAAGGCGAGCGTCTGGAGAAAGCCGGGTGTTTTGTGATTTACGGCATCAGCAAGTACAAGACCCATACCAAGATGATGATGATCATCCGGAAGGAAGGGGAGAAGGTAACGCGCTACGTGCACATTGGCTCGGGTAACTACAACGAATCTACCAGCCGCCAGTACACCGACATCAGCTTACTGACCACCGACGACGTGTATGCGCATGACGTGTCTGACTTCTTTAATGTAATCACCGGCCACTCGTATCCTGAGGATTACCAGTACCTGATTACGGCGCCAAAAGACATGCGCCAGCAGTTAATTGAATTGATCAGGCACGAGGCTGAGAACGCCAGAAAAGGCTTTGAAGCAGGCATTGTCATCAAGATCAATTCCCTGGAAGACAAGGAGGTTATTGACGAGTTCTATGCCGCCTCCCAGGCTGGTGTGAAGATTAAGTTAATTGTACGCGGTATCTGCTGTCTGCGTCCGGGCCGTGAGGGATTAAGTGAGAACATTCAGGTGAGCTCCATTGTGGGTGAATACTTGGAGCACGCGCGTTTGTTTTACTTCCATAACAACGGCATCCCGACGGTCTTGGGCGGATCTGCTGACATTATGGTACGTAGTTTTGAGCGACGCATTGAAGCCTTGTTCTACATTGTGAATGACGAGTTAAAACGGCAAGCCATCAACATCCTGCGCTTTAACCTCATGGACAACCAGAACTCTTACATGATGCGCGAAGACGGCACGTATGTACGCCGCCATCCGGCAGAAGGCGAGGCGCCGTTCAACGCCCACCGCGAGTTCTATCACCTCACCAATGAGATGACCAAAGAGGCGTGCCTATTCTAA
- the gyrB gene encoding DNA topoisomerase (ATP-hydrolyzing) subunit B yields MSDIEQNNNLNSSYSADSIQVLEGLEAVRKRPAMYIGDIGVKGLHHLVWEVVDNSIDEALAGHCDEINVTINENNSVTVSDNGRGIPVDFHQKEGRSALEVVMTVLHAGGKFDKDSYKVSGGLHGVGVSCVNALSTDLHVTVHKNGKIYEQHYNIGAPAYPVREIGTTDRTGTTVTFQPDASIFTVTEYKYETVASRLRELSFLNKGIRINLTDRREVISEGEFLNDSFYSQGGLREFVAYLEETRVNLIPDPIYVESEKGGIPVEIALNYNTSYTENIFSYVNNINTHEGGTHVAGFRRALTRTLKSYADKSGMLEKAKVEIQGDDFREGLTAVISVKVQEPQFEGQTKTKLGNSDVMGAVDTVVGEILNQFLEENPKEARIIIQKVILAAQARLAARKAREMVQRKNVMGGSGLPGKLADCSDSDPEVCELYLVEGDSAGGSAKQGRDRKFQAILPLRGKILNVEKAQEHRIYENEEIKNMITALGVSFGTPEDDKALNMNKLRYHKVIIMTDADVDGSHIRTLILTFFFRYMRDLIDSGYVYIALPPLYLVKKGKEERYCWTEQDRAEAVAELGKGKEDSVGVQRYKGLGEMNPEQLWETTMRPDTRSLKRVSVESAAEADHLFSMLMGDEVAPRRDFIERNAKYAKVDV; encoded by the coding sequence ATGAGTGACATCGAACAAAACAATAACCTTAATTCTTCTTATTCAGCAGACAGCATCCAGGTCCTAGAGGGTTTGGAGGCAGTACGTAAGCGCCCGGCCATGTACATTGGCGACATCGGCGTGAAGGGTCTGCACCACTTGGTATGGGAAGTAGTTGACAACTCCATTGACGAGGCCCTGGCCGGTCACTGCGACGAAATCAACGTGACCATCAATGAGAACAACTCTGTTACAGTGTCTGACAACGGCCGTGGTATTCCGGTTGATTTCCACCAGAAAGAGGGCCGTTCTGCCCTGGAGGTGGTAATGACCGTGTTGCACGCCGGCGGTAAGTTTGACAAAGATTCTTATAAAGTTTCAGGCGGTTTGCACGGTGTGGGGGTTTCCTGCGTGAACGCACTCTCCACTGACCTGCACGTGACCGTTCATAAAAACGGAAAGATCTATGAGCAGCACTACAACATTGGTGCGCCCGCTTATCCGGTACGTGAGATTGGCACTACAGACAGAACGGGTACTACCGTTACGTTCCAGCCAGATGCCAGCATATTCACCGTTACGGAGTACAAGTATGAGACCGTGGCCAGCCGCTTGCGCGAGCTTTCTTTCTTGAACAAAGGCATCAGAATCAACTTGACAGACCGCCGCGAGGTGATCTCTGAAGGTGAATTCCTGAACGACTCTTTCTACTCACAAGGTGGTCTGCGCGAGTTTGTGGCCTATCTGGAAGAAACCCGCGTGAACCTGATTCCTGATCCCATTTATGTGGAGAGCGAAAAAGGCGGTATTCCGGTAGAGATTGCCTTGAACTACAACACGTCTTACACGGAGAATATCTTCTCCTACGTCAACAACATCAATACCCATGAAGGCGGTACCCACGTGGCCGGTTTCAGGAGAGCGCTTACCCGTACTTTGAAAAGCTATGCAGACAAGTCTGGTATGCTAGAGAAGGCCAAGGTGGAAATTCAGGGTGATGACTTCAGGGAAGGCTTGACCGCGGTAATTTCTGTGAAAGTGCAGGAGCCGCAGTTTGAAGGCCAGACCAAAACCAAACTGGGTAACTCAGACGTGATGGGTGCCGTGGACACGGTGGTAGGAGAAATCCTAAACCAATTCCTGGAAGAAAACCCGAAAGAGGCGCGCATCATCATCCAGAAAGTAATCTTGGCGGCGCAAGCCCGTCTAGCGGCCCGTAAGGCCCGTGAGATGGTGCAGCGCAAGAACGTAATGGGTGGATCTGGTTTACCAGGTAAACTGGCTGACTGCTCTGACTCTGACCCAGAAGTGTGCGAACTGTACCTGGTAGAGGGTGACTCTGCGGGTGGTTCGGCTAAGCAGGGACGTGACCGTAAGTTCCAGGCTATTCTGCCATTGCGTGGTAAGATCTTGAACGTAGAGAAGGCGCAGGAACACCGCATCTATGAGAACGAAGAGATCAAGAACATGATCACCGCCTTGGGTGTGAGCTTCGGGACCCCGGAGGACGACAAGGCATTGAACATGAACAAGCTGCGCTACCACAAGGTGATCATCATGACGGATGCGGACGTGGACGGTTCCCATATTAGAACCCTGATTCTGACGTTCTTCTTCCGGTACATGCGTGATTTGATAGACTCTGGCTACGTATACATCGCCTTGCCACCGTTGTATCTGGTGAAGAAAGGCAAGGAAGAGCGCTACTGCTGGACCGAGCAAGACCGAGCTGAGGCTGTGGCTGAACTGGGCAAAGGCAAGGAAGACAGCGTAGGCGTACAGCGTTACAAAGGTTTGGGTGAGATGAACCCTGAGCAGCTATGGGAAACCACCATGCGCCCAGATACTCGCTCTCTTAAACGCGTTTCTGTTGAGTCTGCCGCCGAGGCGGATCACTTGTTCTCCATGTTGATGGGTGATGAAGTGGCCCCACGCAGAGATTTCATTGAGCGCAACGCCAAATACGCCAAAGTAGACGTGTAA